From Sphingopyxis sp. USTB-05, the proteins below share one genomic window:
- the holA gene encoding DNA polymerase III subunit delta gives MKTVKPNELERLSRLDPAVRFTLLTGPDEATMEAVASHLLGLAGKDAERLDLTGSQLSQDPSLLAAEAASMSLFSSARVIKVDLSGSGDDALAAVEALLAAETAINPVIATGASVTAKSKLVKLVEGSDHAVAAICYQPDRRQLVGIAMAAAQEQGLRVANADAQLLVDLVSGDQALMRREIEKIALYLDAGPDRQRQVTAADIAALGAATHEEDVSECINVALGGKVRELPEMLATAAAVGVAEIRIIRALAIRAMALARLRAEVDGGAHPATVVSARTSGIFWKERDAVTAQLHIWDSVRIARLMSRLLDCERALKASGTAGAVLFRKLMTDIAHQAARAR, from the coding sequence ATGAAGACGGTCAAACCGAACGAACTCGAACGCCTGTCGCGCCTCGACCCCGCGGTTCGCTTCACTCTCCTCACCGGTCCCGACGAAGCGACGATGGAAGCCGTCGCGAGTCATTTGCTCGGGCTCGCGGGCAAGGATGCCGAACGGCTCGACCTGACTGGATCGCAGCTCTCGCAGGACCCGTCGCTGCTCGCCGCCGAAGCCGCTTCGATGTCGCTCTTTTCGTCGGCGCGCGTGATCAAAGTCGACCTTAGCGGCAGCGGCGACGACGCCCTCGCCGCGGTTGAGGCGCTGCTGGCGGCCGAAACCGCGATCAACCCGGTGATCGCGACCGGCGCGTCGGTCACCGCCAAATCGAAACTCGTCAAGCTGGTCGAAGGATCGGACCATGCGGTCGCCGCGATCTGTTATCAGCCCGATCGACGCCAACTCGTCGGCATCGCGATGGCGGCGGCGCAGGAACAGGGATTGAGGGTGGCCAACGCCGACGCGCAATTGCTCGTCGACCTCGTCTCGGGCGATCAGGCGCTGATGCGGCGCGAGATCGAGAAGATCGCGCTTTATCTCGACGCGGGTCCCGACCGACAGCGGCAGGTCACCGCCGCCGACATAGCCGCGCTCGGTGCCGCGACGCACGAGGAGGATGTCAGCGAGTGCATCAATGTCGCGCTCGGCGGCAAGGTGCGCGAGCTTCCAGAGATGCTGGCAACGGCGGCAGCGGTCGGCGTTGCCGAGATCCGGATCATCCGCGCGCTCGCGATCCGCGCCATGGCGCTCGCCCGTCTGCGCGCCGAGGTCGACGGCGGCGCGCATCCCGCGACCGTCGTCTCGGCCAGGACCAGCGGGATTTTCTGGAAAGAGCGCGATGCCGTGACCGCGCAGCTCCACATCTGGGATTCGGTCCGCATCGCGCGGCTGATGAGCCGCTTGCTCGATTGCGAACGCGCGCTGAAGGCGTCGGGTACGGCGGGCGCCGTGCTGTTCCGCAAGCTGATGACCGACATCGCACACCAGGCCGCGCGGGCGCGGTAG
- the lptE gene encoding LPS assembly lipoprotein LptE: protein MRLLLVSCLAAASLTIGGCGLRPLYANGSKGAVAQVLAGVDVAAIEGHSGWLVRNALRDRLQATQGGEGAGKRLRLDVRLEDSITGFGVRADDAVTRERRTLRARYQLVDAATGEVLLDATAFSDAGIDVVGSEYATIAAESSALERLSSAVADQIVARLAVFANRGGGQPAAVPTGQ, encoded by the coding sequence ATGCGCTTGCTTCTCGTCTCCTGCCTCGCGGCCGCTTCGCTGACCATCGGCGGTTGCGGTCTGCGCCCGTTATACGCGAACGGCAGCAAGGGGGCGGTGGCGCAAGTGCTCGCCGGCGTCGATGTCGCGGCGATCGAGGGGCATAGCGGCTGGCTCGTGCGCAATGCGCTCCGTGATCGGTTGCAGGCGACGCAGGGCGGCGAAGGCGCGGGCAAGCGCCTGCGGCTCGACGTCCGGCTGGAAGATTCGATCACCGGCTTCGGCGTCCGCGCCGACGATGCGGTGACGCGCGAACGCCGCACCTTGCGCGCGCGCTATCAACTCGTCGACGCCGCGACGGGCGAAGTGCTGCTCGACGCAACAGCTTTCTCCGACGCCGGGATCGACGTCGTCGGCAGCGAATATGCGACGATAGCCGCCGAATCTTCGGCGCTCGAGCGCCTGTCCTCGGCGGTCGCCGACCAGATCGTCGCGCGCCTCGCCGTCTTTGCGAACCGCGGCGGCGGACAACCGGCTGCCGTGCCCACCGGGCAATGA
- the leuS gene encoding leucine--tRNA ligase, which produces MTREPRFGALAADARWQKAWEAANSFATTDSSDKPKAYILEMFPYPSGRIHMGHVRNYAMGDVLARFKKMTGHDVLHPMGWDAFGMPAENAAMEKGVHPGGWTRDNIAAMRAQLKRLGLAIDWSRELATCEPDYYGQEQALFLDLFAAGLVTRKHSYVNWDPVDMTVLANEQVIDGRGWRSGALVEKKKLSQWFLKITDFAEELLEGLGALDSWPDKVRLMQENWIGKSQGLEFSFKLAGGAVGFDVFTTRPDTLYGASFAAISPDHPLAEKLAKDSPELAAFIEECRRQGTAAEQIDTAEKMGFDTGISVEHPLDPNWHLPVWVVNYVLMDYGTGAIFGCPAHDQRDLDFAHKYELPVYRVIADGDETAQHFTGAEAYTGPGKLVNSHFLDGMTIDEAKAAVIARAEHEGWGKGTTVWRLRDWGVSRQRYWGTPIPFIHCSACGMVPVPKAQLPVVLPEDADFSVPGNPLDRHPTWKHVACPSCGGEAVRETDTLDTFVDSSWYFLRFASAPSDKPFDPEVIRRWLPVDQYIGGIEHAILHLLYARFWTRALNKLGMIDIKEPFASLFTQGMVTHETYSRAQGEGLPPLFFTPDEIERGADSATLTNDGAPVEIGRVTKMSKSKKNVVDPDAILDQYGADAARWFMLSDSPPERDLPWSEAGIEGAWRFVQRLWRLFGDTENAGDGSEDKALARKLHQAIAGVAADIEALGFNKAVAKIHALANEIEKAKPSATRAEACRTLILLVAPMMPHLAEEAWAALPDSQRATAMIADAAWPAADPALLVDDEVTIAIQMAGKLRDTMTIAKGLDKDAVEAAALARPRIVELLAGAAPKKVIVVPDRLVNIVP; this is translated from the coding sequence ATGACCCGCGAACCGCGCTTTGGCGCCCTCGCCGCCGACGCCCGCTGGCAAAAGGCGTGGGAGGCGGCGAACAGCTTTGCCACGACCGACAGCAGCGACAAGCCGAAGGCCTATATCCTCGAGATGTTCCCCTATCCGTCGGGGCGCATCCATATGGGCCACGTCCGCAATTACGCGATGGGCGACGTGCTCGCGCGCTTCAAGAAGATGACCGGCCACGACGTCCTCCACCCGATGGGCTGGGACGCGTTCGGCATGCCGGCGGAAAATGCCGCGATGGAAAAGGGCGTCCACCCCGGAGGCTGGACACGCGACAATATTGCGGCGATGCGCGCGCAGCTGAAACGGCTTGGCCTTGCCATCGATTGGAGCCGCGAGCTTGCGACGTGCGAGCCCGATTATTACGGGCAGGAACAGGCGCTGTTCCTCGACCTGTTCGCCGCGGGGCTCGTCACGCGCAAGCATAGCTACGTCAACTGGGACCCCGTCGACATGACCGTGCTCGCGAACGAGCAGGTGATCGACGGCCGCGGCTGGCGTTCGGGCGCGCTGGTCGAGAAGAAGAAGCTGTCGCAATGGTTCCTGAAGATCACCGACTTCGCCGAGGAACTGCTGGAAGGGCTGGGGGCCCTCGATAGCTGGCCCGACAAGGTGCGGCTGATGCAGGAAAACTGGATCGGCAAGTCGCAGGGGCTTGAGTTCAGCTTCAAACTGGCGGGCGGCGCAGTCGGCTTCGATGTCTTCACGACGCGCCCCGACACGCTTTATGGCGCGAGTTTTGCGGCGATCTCGCCCGATCATCCGCTGGCTGAAAAACTCGCGAAGGATTCGCCCGAACTCGCAGCGTTCATCGAGGAATGTCGCCGTCAGGGCACCGCCGCCGAGCAGATCGACACCGCCGAAAAAATGGGCTTCGACACCGGGATTTCAGTCGAGCATCCGCTCGATCCGAACTGGCATCTTCCCGTGTGGGTCGTGAATTATGTGCTGATGGATTATGGCACCGGTGCGATCTTCGGTTGCCCGGCGCACGACCAGCGCGACCTCGATTTCGCACATAAGTACGAATTGCCCGTGTATCGCGTGATCGCCGACGGCGACGAAACGGCACAGCATTTCACCGGAGCCGAGGCTTACACGGGTCCGGGCAAGCTGGTGAACAGCCACTTCCTCGACGGCATGACGATCGACGAAGCCAAAGCGGCCGTGATCGCGCGCGCCGAGCATGAAGGCTGGGGCAAGGGCACCACCGTTTGGCGCCTGCGCGACTGGGGCGTCTCGCGCCAGCGCTATTGGGGCACGCCGATCCCCTTCATCCATTGTTCGGCATGCGGCATGGTTCCGGTCCCGAAGGCCCAGCTTCCCGTCGTGCTGCCCGAGGACGCCGATTTCTCGGTCCCCGGCAATCCTCTCGACCGCCACCCGACCTGGAAGCATGTCGCGTGCCCGTCCTGCGGCGGCGAAGCGGTGCGCGAGACGGACACGCTCGACACCTTCGTCGATTCGTCCTGGTATTTCCTGCGCTTCGCGTCGGCGCCGTCGGACAAGCCGTTCGACCCCGAAGTCATCCGCCGCTGGTTGCCGGTCGACCAATATATCGGCGGCATCGAGCATGCGATTCTCCACCTGCTCTACGCCCGCTTCTGGACGCGCGCGCTGAACAAGCTTGGCATGATCGACATCAAGGAGCCGTTCGCCAGCCTGTTCACGCAAGGCATGGTGACACACGAAACCTACAGCCGTGCGCAGGGTGAAGGCCTGCCGCCGCTCTTCTTCACGCCCGACGAGATCGAGCGCGGCGCGGACAGCGCGACGCTGACCAACGACGGCGCGCCGGTCGAGATCGGCCGCGTGACCAAGATGTCGAAGTCGAAGAAGAATGTCGTCGACCCCGACGCCATCCTCGACCAGTACGGCGCGGACGCTGCACGCTGGTTCATGCTCTCCGACAGCCCGCCCGAGCGTGACCTGCCGTGGAGCGAGGCGGGCATCGAGGGCGCCTGGCGTTTCGTCCAGCGCCTGTGGCGCCTGTTCGGCGACACCGAAAATGCCGGCGACGGCAGCGAAGACAAGGCACTCGCACGCAAGCTGCATCAGGCGATCGCAGGCGTCGCCGCCGATATCGAAGCACTTGGCTTCAACAAGGCGGTGGCCAAGATCCACGCGCTGGCGAACGAAATCGAAAAGGCCAAGCCGTCGGCGACGCGCGCCGAAGCGTGCCGCACGCTGATCCTGCTCGTCGCACCGATGATGCCCCACCTCGCCGAAGAGGCATGGGCCGCGCTGCCGGACAGCCAGCGCGCCACGGCGATGATCGCCGATGCGGCGTGGCCGGCCGCCGATCCGGCACTGCTCGTCGATGACGAGGTGACAATCGCGATCCAGATGGCGGGTAAGCTGCGCGATACGATGACGATCGCCAAAGGCCTCGACAAGGATGCCGTGGAGGCTGCGGCGCTCGCCCGACCGCGCATCGTCGAGCTGCTCGCCGGCGCTGCGCCGAAGAAGGTGATTGTGGTGCCCGACCGTTTGGTGAATATCGTTCCCTGA
- a CDS encoding DUF3576 domain-containing protein translates to MFQLSVLAKLGRRPATAALLGLAALGLSACANKDRPRADLAASKVTTIGVNSYLWRASLDALSFMPLLQADSAGGVVITDWYANPSNPGERMKVTVSILDQDLRADALRIAASRQVAQGSTWVDAPVQAATVQKLEEIILTRARDLRRSAIRD, encoded by the coding sequence ATGTTCCAGCTTTCCGTCCTTGCCAAGCTCGGTCGTCGCCCAGCCACGGCCGCGCTGCTCGGACTTGCGGCACTTGGCCTTTCGGCCTGTGCGAACAAGGACCGGCCGCGCGCCGACCTCGCCGCGAGCAAGGTGACGACGATCGGCGTGAACAGCTATTTGTGGCGCGCTTCGCTCGACGCACTGTCGTTCATGCCGTTGCTCCAGGCCGATTCGGCGGGCGGCGTCGTGATCACCGACTGGTATGCGAACCCGTCGAACCCGGGCGAGCGGATGAAGGTCACCGTGTCGATCCTCGACCAGGATCTGCGTGCCGACGCGCTGCGTATCGCTGCATCGCGCCAGGTCGCACAGGGCAGCACCTGGGTCGATGCGCCGGTGCAGGCGGCAACGGTTCAGAAGCTCGAGGAAATCATCCTCACCCGCGCCCGCGACCTGCGTCGCAGCGCCATCAGGGACTAA
- a CDS encoding thiamine phosphate synthase: MRPRHPLPKTWLFSDERTKAGAGELAALLPPGSGIVLRHDSLPAGARWRLLRRLMRIARVRRLTVLLAGSPATARRWGADGVHLRQRDALYAKQARLRLLLTMPVHDAAEARRARRSGADGVFISPLHPTRSHPGAPTLGRASWLRLARLSGAKPIALGGMTLARLRALNRASRIDPGWAAIDAWEEKATKRRKRQKRNAVPT, translated from the coding sequence ATGCGCCCGCGCCACCCCTTGCCGAAAACATGGCTGTTCAGCGACGAGCGGACAAAGGCCGGTGCGGGCGAACTCGCCGCGCTGCTTCCGCCGGGCAGCGGCATCGTTCTGCGCCACGACAGCCTGCCTGCCGGCGCGCGCTGGCGCCTGTTGCGGCGTTTGATGCGTATCGCGCGTGTGCGCCGGCTGACCGTGCTGCTCGCGGGGTCACCCGCCACGGCGCGGCGCTGGGGCGCCGACGGCGTTCATCTTCGCCAGCGTGACGCGCTCTATGCGAAGCAGGCGCGGCTTCGGCTGTTGCTGACGATGCCCGTCCATGACGCTGCCGAAGCCCGCCGCGCGCGGCGGTCGGGGGCCGACGGCGTTTTTATCTCCCCGCTCCATCCGACCCGTTCACACCCCGGTGCTCCGACCCTAGGACGTGCGTCATGGCTACGGCTGGCGCGGCTATCGGGCGCGAAGCCGATCGCGCTCGGCGGGATGACCCTGGCACGCTTGCGCGCATTGAACCGCGCGAGCCGGATCGATCCGGGCTGGGCGGCAATCGATGCGTGGGAGGAAAAAGCGACGAAACGCCGCAAGCGTCAGAAGCGGAACGCAGTTCCGACATAG
- a CDS encoding YggS family pyridoxal phosphate-dependent enzyme: MSEAADRLADVQAHIADAAQRAQRKDDEICLIAVSKTHDAPDIRPLIAAGQRHFGENRVQEAAAKWPELRAETPDILLHLIGQLQSNKAEEAVALFDAIHSVDRSSLVQALAKASQKAGKQPQLFVQVNIGDEEQKGGCTVADLPALLAEAKDAGLKIDGLMAIPPADIEPAPFFALLDELAARHGLPLRSMGMSGDYETAVMLGATHVRVGTALFGARD, translated from the coding sequence ATGAGCGAAGCAGCAGACCGGCTGGCCGATGTACAGGCCCATATCGCGGACGCGGCGCAGCGCGCGCAGCGCAAAGACGACGAAATCTGCCTGATCGCCGTATCGAAGACTCACGATGCCCCCGATATCCGCCCGCTGATCGCCGCTGGCCAGCGCCACTTCGGCGAGAATCGCGTGCAGGAAGCGGCGGCGAAATGGCCCGAGCTGCGCGCCGAAACCCCCGATATCCTGCTCCACCTGATCGGCCAGTTGCAGTCGAACAAGGCCGAGGAAGCGGTCGCGCTGTTCGACGCGATCCATTCGGTCGACCGTAGTTCGCTGGTGCAGGCGCTGGCGAAGGCGAGTCAAAAGGCAGGCAAGCAGCCGCAATTGTTCGTGCAGGTCAATATCGGCGACGAGGAACAGAAGGGCGGCTGCACTGTCGCCGACCTACCCGCCTTGCTGGCCGAGGCGAAGGACGCGGGGCTGAAGATCGACGGACTGATGGCGATTCCCCCTGCCGATATCGAACCTGCGCCCTTTTTCGCGCTGCTCGACGAACTCGCCGCACGCCACGGCCTGCCGCTACGCTCGATGGGGATGAGCGGCGATTACGAGACCGCGGTCATGCTGGGCGCGACACATGTGCGCGTCGGGACCGCGCTGTTCGGGGCGCGGGACTAG
- a CDS encoding AraC family transcriptional regulator, which yields MPQSDASRYPSTGARVATRFFPLSPALRPYVSTIYLSEVSIADGGRVEDYLHPEWANLRFVDGEAPLAAIGGSPIAEMPRFIATGPTSVATYFAAGNMRTWGIGILPMGWAKFIPLPAEELADRLTDGSIHPAFAAFAPLLETLRRVNDVDAAAALIDAHVCALLADAPPDDPAILAAHRALVDDEVTSVADLSAKLGLSERSIERLSHRAFGFSPKLLLLRQRFLRSLARFMLDPSMAWIDTMDHHYYDQAQFTRDFQRFMGMSPRDYAARPKPILGAAAFARAAAAGAAVQGLHKPAG from the coding sequence ATGCCGCAAAGCGACGCATCTCGTTATCCTTCGACCGGCGCGCGCGTCGCGACGCGCTTCTTCCCGCTGTCGCCCGCGCTGCGTCCTTATGTCAGCACCATCTATCTGAGCGAGGTCAGCATCGCCGACGGCGGCCGGGTCGAGGATTATCTGCATCCCGAATGGGCGAACCTGCGATTTGTCGACGGCGAAGCCCCACTCGCGGCGATCGGGGGCAGCCCGATAGCCGAAATGCCGCGCTTCATCGCGACCGGTCCCACAAGCGTCGCGACCTATTTCGCGGCGGGCAACATGCGTACCTGGGGCATCGGCATCCTGCCGATGGGCTGGGCGAAGTTCATTCCGCTGCCCGCCGAAGAACTGGCCGACCGCCTGACCGACGGCAGCATCCACCCGGCGTTCGCGGCCTTCGCCCCCCTGCTTGAAACCCTGCGGCGCGTGAACGACGTCGACGCGGCAGCGGCGCTGATCGACGCGCATGTCTGCGCGCTCCTTGCCGATGCGCCGCCCGACGATCCCGCGATCCTCGCCGCGCACCGCGCGCTCGTCGACGATGAGGTGACGAGCGTTGCCGATCTTTCGGCGAAACTCGGACTCTCCGAACGTTCGATCGAGCGGCTGAGCCACCGCGCTTTCGGCTTTTCGCCCAAGCTGCTGTTGCTGCGCCAACGCTTCCTGCGAAGCCTTGCGCGCTTCATGCTCGATCCATCGATGGCGTGGATCGATACGATGGATCATCATTATTACGACCAGGCGCAATTCACGCGCGATTTCCAGCGTTTCATGGGGATGAGCCCGCGCGACTATGCCGCGCGTCCCAAGCCGATCCTGGGCGCCGCAGCTTTTGCACGCGCCGCGGCCGCCGGCGCCGCGGTTCAGGGCCTGCACAAACCTGCGGGATAG
- the pheS gene encoding phenylalanine--tRNA ligase subunit alpha yields MSDIQAIQTRLADDIAAAADLDAIEALRVSALGKAGTITALLKTLGGMTPEERQAKGPEIHGLRETVTAALAARKAALDAAALNVKLAAEAVDMSLPAEPAPRGSVHPVSQVMDELAEIFADMGFAVATGPEIEDDWRNFTALNIPETHPARAMHDTFYFPDKDAEGRAMLLRTHTSPVQIRTMMSQEPPIRIIAPGRVYRSDSDATHTPMFHQVEGLVIDRDIHMGHLKWTLETFLKAYFERDDIVLRLRPSYFPFTEPSAEVDVGYKQEKGRRIVGGNGDDEGHAWMELLGSGMVNRRVIANCGLDPDEWQGFAFGVGVDRLAMLKYGMDDLRAFFDGDLRWLSHYGFGALSVPTLSGGISA; encoded by the coding sequence ATGAGCGACATTCAGGCCATTCAGACCCGACTGGCGGACGATATAGCGGCAGCCGCCGACCTCGACGCAATCGAGGCATTGCGCGTGTCCGCGCTCGGCAAGGCGGGGACCATCACCGCGCTGCTCAAGACACTGGGCGGCATGACTCCCGAAGAGCGGCAGGCGAAGGGTCCCGAAATCCACGGCCTGCGCGAAACGGTCACCGCCGCGCTTGCCGCGCGCAAGGCGGCGCTCGACGCCGCGGCGCTCAACGTCAAACTTGCCGCCGAAGCGGTCGACATGTCGCTGCCCGCCGAGCCGGCGCCGCGCGGCAGCGTCCATCCGGTCAGCCAGGTGATGGACGAGCTTGCCGAAATCTTCGCCGACATGGGCTTCGCGGTCGCAACGGGCCCCGAGATCGAGGACGATTGGCGCAATTTCACCGCGCTCAACATTCCCGAAACGCACCCGGCGCGCGCGATGCACGACACCTTTTATTTCCCCGACAAGGATGCCGAAGGGCGTGCGATGCTGCTGCGCACGCACACCTCGCCGGTACAGATCCGCACGATGATGTCGCAGGAACCGCCGATCCGCATCATCGCGCCCGGCCGCGTCTATCGCAGCGACAGCGATGCGACGCACACGCCGATGTTCCATCAGGTCGAAGGTCTGGTCATCGACCGCGACATCCACATGGGCCATCTCAAATGGACGCTCGAAACCTTCCTGAAGGCCTATTTCGAACGCGACGACATCGTGCTGCGCCTGCGCCCCAGCTATTTCCCCTTCACCGAACCCTCGGCCGAGGTCGATGTCGGCTATAAACAGGAAAAGGGCCGCCGGATCGTCGGCGGAAACGGCGACGACGAAGGCCATGCGTGGATGGAACTGCTCGGCAGCGGCATGGTCAACCGCCGCGTGATCGCAAATTGCGGGCTCGATCCCGACGAATGGCAGGGCTTTGCCTTCGGGGTCGGCGTCGACCGGCTGGCTATGCTGAAATATGGCATGGATGACCTTCGCGCCTTCTTCGACGGCGACCTTCGCTGGTTGTCGCATTACGGGTTCGGCGCGCTGAGTGTCCCGACGCTGAGCGGGGGGATTTCGGCATGA
- the pheT gene encoding phenylalanine--tRNA ligase subunit beta: protein MKITLDWLREHLDGDYGVADVVATLNRIGHEVEGVENPAEKLAGFRVAKVLTAEKHPQADKLQVLTVDTGDGGAPLTVVCGAPNARAGLVGVLGLPGAVVPANGMELKVAAVRGVESNGMMCSTRELELGDDHDGIIELPADAPIGTPFADYSGAGDPVIDISITPNRQDCMGVRGIARDLAAAGLGTLKPLDVPTIVGEGAPATEIRTDDPEACPAFFGRTISGVTNGTAPEWMRRRLEAVGQRSISALVDISNYVMFDLGRPSHIYDRAKLSGALAARRAKDGETVTALNGKDYVLTDTMTVIADAAEVHDIAGIMGGEHSGCSETTTDVLIEIAYFTPERIALTGQALALTSDARSRFERGVDPAFLDDATAIVTAHILAICGGTPSTVTRAGTPPAGVKTVDYDPALSATLGGIAIAPERQQEILAALGFSVAEQGGRWQVAVPSWRRDIDGAPDIVEEVTRITGFDAIASVALPRTDGVAKPTATAEQLTERRLRRAAAAAGFDEAVTWSFISESDAAPFGGGTWSLANPISEELKVMRPSLLPGLLAAAQRNQNRGAGSIRLFEIGRRYLADAEHPTLAIVMAGDRTPRGWQTGKAAAFDAFDAKAAALALLDAAGAPADRLQVMEAVTEGAIWHPGQSATLRLGPKAVLAEFGALHPLLTRAFDVDGPVMAVQIFLDAIPAKRASGPARAAFTPPALQSVRRDFAFLAPTSLTAADLVRAIRGADKTSITGARLFDRFTGQGVPEGQVSLAVEVELQPAEKSFNDAELKAITDKVVAAAAKVGAILRG, encoded by the coding sequence ATGAAGATCACCCTCGACTGGCTCCGCGAACATCTGGACGGCGATTATGGCGTCGCCGACGTCGTCGCGACATTGAACCGCATCGGCCATGAGGTCGAAGGCGTCGAAAATCCGGCCGAGAAACTCGCCGGTTTCCGCGTCGCCAAGGTGCTGACCGCCGAAAAGCATCCGCAGGCCGACAAGCTGCAGGTGCTGACGGTCGACACCGGCGACGGCGGGGCACCGCTCACCGTCGTGTGCGGGGCGCCCAATGCGCGCGCAGGCCTGGTCGGCGTACTCGGCCTGCCCGGCGCGGTCGTGCCCGCGAACGGGATGGAGTTGAAGGTCGCGGCGGTGCGCGGCGTCGAATCGAACGGCATGATGTGCTCGACGCGCGAGCTTGAGCTTGGCGACGATCATGACGGGATTATCGAACTGCCCGCCGACGCGCCGATCGGGACGCCCTTTGCCGACTATAGCGGCGCGGGCGATCCGGTGATCGACATTTCGATCACGCCGAACCGGCAGGATTGCATGGGCGTGCGCGGCATCGCGCGCGACCTTGCCGCCGCCGGGCTCGGCACGCTGAAGCCGCTCGACGTCCCGACGATCGTCGGGGAAGGTGCGCCCGCAACCGAAATCCGGACCGACGATCCCGAAGCCTGTCCCGCCTTCTTCGGCCGCACGATCAGCGGCGTCACTAACGGCACCGCGCCCGAATGGATGCGCCGCCGACTGGAAGCGGTGGGTCAGCGCTCGATCTCCGCACTCGTCGACATCAGCAATTATGTGATGTTCGACCTTGGCCGCCCGAGCCATATTTATGACCGTGCGAAGCTGAGCGGCGCACTCGCCGCGCGGCGCGCGAAGGATGGCGAGACCGTCACCGCGCTGAACGGCAAGGACTATGTGCTCACCGACACGATGACGGTGATCGCCGACGCGGCCGAAGTACATGACATCGCGGGCATCATGGGCGGCGAGCATTCAGGGTGCAGCGAGACGACGACCGACGTCCTGATCGAGATCGCCTATTTCACGCCCGAACGCATCGCGCTGACCGGGCAGGCGCTTGCCCTGACCAGCGACGCGCGCAGCCGCTTCGAGCGCGGCGTCGATCCCGCGTTCCTGGACGATGCGACCGCGATCGTCACCGCGCATATCCTTGCGATCTGCGGCGGCACGCCCTCGACCGTCACGCGCGCGGGCACGCCCCCCGCCGGGGTCAAGACGGTCGATTATGACCCGGCGCTGTCGGCGACGCTTGGCGGCATCGCAATCGCGCCCGAGCGGCAGCAAGAGATACTCGCCGCGCTGGGCTTTTCGGTGGCCGAACAGGGCGGCCGCTGGCAGGTCGCAGTGCCGAGCTGGCGCCGCGATATCGACGGCGCGCCCGACATCGTCGAGGAAGTCACGCGCATCACCGGTTTCGACGCGATCGCGTCGGTCGCCCTGCCGCGGACCGACGGCGTCGCCAAGCCGACCGCGACCGCCGAGCAGCTTACCGAGCGCCGCCTGCGCCGCGCCGCGGCAGCCGCCGGTTTCGACGAAGCCGTCACCTGGTCGTTCATCAGCGAAAGCGACGCCGCGCCCTTTGGCGGCGGCACCTGGTCGCTCGCCAATCCGATCAGCGAAGAACTGAAAGTCATGCGCCCGTCGCTGCTGCCCGGCCTGCTCGCCGCGGCGCAGCGCAACCAGAATCGCGGCGCGGGCAGCATTCGCCTGTTCGAGATCGGTCGCCGCTATCTGGCCGACGCCGAGCATCCGACACTTGCCATCGTCATGGCGGGCGACCGGACGCCGCGCGGCTGGCAGACGGGCAAGGCGGCGGCGTTCGACGCCTTTGACGCCAAGGCCGCCGCGCTGGCGTTACTCGACGCCGCGGGGGCGCCCGCCGACCGCTTGCAGGTGATGGAAGCCGTGACCGAGGGGGCCATCTGGCATCCCGGCCAGTCGGCGACGCTGCGGCTCGGCCCCAAGGCGGTGCTCGCCGAATTCGGCGCGCTCCACCCGCTGCTGACGCGCGCCTTCGACGTCGATGGCCCGGTGATGGCGGTACAGATCTTCCTCGACGCGATCCCGGCGAAGCGCGCAAGCGGTCCCGCGCGCGCGGCGTTCACGCCGCCCGCGCTGCAGTCGGTACGCCGCGACTTCGCCTTTCTGGCGCCGACCAGCCTGACCGCCGCCGATCTGGTGCGCGCGATTCGCGGCGCCGACAAGACGAGCATCACCGGAGCGCGATTGTTCGACCGCTTCACCGGCCAAGGCGTGCCCGAGGGTCAGGTGAGCCTGGCGGTCGAGGTCGAATTGCAGCCGGCAGAAAAGAGCTTCAACGATGCCGAGTTGAAGGCGATTACCGACAAGGTGGTCGCGGCAGCGGCAAAGGTCGGAGCGATATTGCGCGGCTGA